From the genome of Flavobacterium luteolum, one region includes:
- a CDS encoding DUF4134 domain-containing protein: MIINGNGYAQDGVAGINEANQKVRSYFDAGTELMYAVGAILGLIGAVKVYQKWNAGDPDTGKVAAAWFGSCVFLVVVATVIKSFFGV; the protein is encoded by the coding sequence ATGATAATTAATGGGAATGGATATGCCCAAGACGGTGTTGCCGGAATAAATGAAGCTAACCAAAAGGTGAGAAGCTATTTTGATGCAGGCACAGAACTTATGTATGCAGTAGGAGCAATACTTGGACTTATTGGAGCGGTGAAAGTATATCAGAAATGGAATGCAGGAGATCCCGACACAGGTAAAGTGGCAGCTGCATGGTTTGGCAGCTGCGTATTTCTGGTAGTGGTTGCCACTGTTATCAAATCTTTCTTTGGAGTATAA
- a CDS encoding conjugal transfer protein TraI: MKTKIKAAAFLMCFLLISMPARPAEKMTALPILEIVKAVTKKVIKAIDLGIQRMQNKTIWLQNAQKQIENTLSKLKLDEISDWTKKQRDLYKDYYDELQKVKSIITYYQRIKEISAKQTRLIDEYEKAWNLFKRDDHFKSSELEYMGKVYDGILEESMKNIDQIFLIIESFTMQMSDLKRLEIINTAADQIDSNYNDLRLFNQQNVLLSLQRAKTDADVNKVKQFYGIP; encoded by the coding sequence ATGAAAACAAAAATTAAGGCCGCTGCATTTTTAATGTGCTTTTTATTAATAAGCATGCCTGCAAGACCGGCAGAAAAGATGACGGCCCTGCCGATACTGGAGATTGTAAAAGCAGTTACAAAAAAAGTAATAAAGGCAATTGATCTGGGTATCCAGAGAATGCAGAATAAGACCATCTGGCTTCAGAATGCACAGAAACAGATTGAAAACACACTTTCAAAACTGAAACTCGATGAGATTTCAGACTGGACAAAAAAACAGCGTGACCTCTACAAGGATTATTACGATGAACTGCAGAAGGTGAAATCTATTATTACGTACTATCAGAGGATTAAAGAAATTTCAGCAAAACAGACCAGGCTGATTGATGAGTATGAAAAGGCCTGGAATCTTTTTAAAAGAGACGACCATTTCAAGAGCTCTGAACTTGAATACATGGGAAAAGTGTATGACGGAATTCTTGAAGAAAGTATGAAGAATATCGACCAGATATTTTTAATCATCGAATCTTTCACCATGCAGATGAGCGATCTGAAAAGACTCGAAATTATAAATACAGCAGCGGATCAGATAGATTCAAATTACAATGATCTGAGACTTTTTAACCAGCAGAATGTTCTGCTCAGCCTCCAGAGAGCAAAAACGGATGCTGATGTAAATAAAGTGAAACAATTTTATGGAATTCCGTAA
- a CDS encoding TerB family tellurite resistance protein, translating into MKKILMFFAMFFLFCMPFSGKAQSAEIQQLILNIEKLSQFKKILSDMKKGYDILSGGYKAVKDMSEGNFSLHKTFLDALMQVSPVVKNYKRVGDIIEYQFTLVRESRKGIDRIIKNERFSRQEIQYFEKVYSNLSRESLRNIDELTSIVTADKLRMSDDERLAAIDKIYEDMQQKVLFLNDFNGSTSVLALQRSKEANDVNAMRNSYQFKN; encoded by the coding sequence ATGAAAAAGATACTTATGTTTTTTGCAATGTTTTTTCTTTTCTGCATGCCTTTTTCAGGAAAGGCACAGTCAGCTGAAATCCAGCAGCTCATTTTAAATATCGAAAAACTCTCGCAGTTTAAAAAGATATTAAGTGATATGAAGAAAGGATATGATATTCTCAGCGGAGGGTATAAGGCTGTTAAGGATATGTCGGAAGGAAATTTTTCACTGCATAAGACTTTTCTGGATGCCCTGATGCAGGTCAGCCCAGTTGTAAAAAATTACAAGAGAGTCGGGGATATAATCGAATATCAGTTTACGCTTGTTAGGGAAAGCAGAAAAGGGATAGACCGCATCATTAAGAATGAAAGGTTCAGCCGTCAGGAAATCCAGTATTTTGAAAAAGTGTATTCTAATTTAAGCAGGGAAAGCCTTAGAAATATAGATGAACTGACTTCCATCGTAACAGCAGACAAACTCAGAATGAGTGATGACGAAAGGCTTGCAGCTATAGATAAGATATATGAAGATATGCAGCAGAAGGTGCTCTTTCTAAATGATTTTAACGGATCAACATCAGTGCTTGCGCTGCAGCGTTCTAAGGAAGCTAATGATGTGAATGCGATGCGGAACAGTTATCAGTTTAAAAATTAA
- the traK gene encoding conjugative transposon protein TraK — translation MFSKMKNIDTAFRHVRGFSMLVILCCAAITCYALYKSFSSVALMQDKVYILANGKALEAFASDRKDNVQVEARDHVRTFHQFFFSLDPDDKVIKANVTKALYLADNSVKRIYDDLKENGYYSGIISGNISQTVIVDSVRIDINEYPYRFKCYARQNIIRTTSILNRNLITEGTLRNVSRSDNNPHGFLIERFNTLENKDLGTVNRNP, via the coding sequence ATGTTTAGTAAAATGAAAAATATTGATACGGCTTTCCGCCATGTCAGAGGATTTAGCATGCTGGTTATCCTTTGCTGCGCTGCCATAACCTGTTATGCTCTTTATAAAAGTTTCAGTTCCGTCGCTTTGATGCAGGACAAGGTTTACATCCTGGCAAATGGAAAGGCGCTTGAGGCATTTGCATCAGACCGTAAGGATAATGTACAAGTTGAAGCAAGGGATCATGTCAGGACATTCCATCAGTTTTTCTTCAGCCTTGACCCAGATGATAAAGTAATTAAAGCCAATGTAACCAAGGCCTTGTATCTGGCTGATAATTCTGTTAAACGCATATATGATGATTTAAAAGAAAACGGATATTATTCGGGAATTATATCAGGAAATATAAGCCAGACTGTTATTGTAGACAGCGTCCGCATTGATATTAATGAATATCCCTACCGCTTTAAATGTTATGCCCGGCAGAACATCATAAGGACAACAAGCATATTGAACAGAAATCTGATTACAGAAGGAACGCTGCGAAATGTTTCAAGGAGCGATAACAATCCGCATGGTTTTCTGATTGAACGTTTCAATACTCTTGAGAATAAAGATCTTGGAACAGTAAACAGAAATCCATGA
- a CDS encoding DNA cytosine methyltransferase, which produces MKVLNLYAGIGGNRKNWHDVSVTAVELDPALAALYAQNFPDDKVIVGDAHQYLLDHYKEFDFIWSSPPCQSHSSFRQNICVRFRGTPAVFPDMRLYQEILFLQHNAECLWAVENVKPYYTVLIEPDAALQRHLFWSNFQIPESEIKAGIKIRHAQIPELEESLGFCLKGSNISNKRQVLRNCVDPNLGLHILSTARSLYMSKVKISKIMKNGKGVR; this is translated from the coding sequence ATGAAAGTCTTAAACTTATATGCCGGAATTGGCGGAAACCGAAAAAACTGGCATGACGTATCGGTTACGGCAGTTGAGCTGGATCCTGCGCTGGCTGCTTTGTATGCGCAGAACTTTCCAGATGATAAAGTGATTGTAGGGGATGCACACCAGTATCTTTTGGATCATTACAAAGAATTTGATTTTATCTGGTCATCACCGCCGTGCCAGTCACATTCCTCTTTTCGGCAGAATATCTGCGTGAGATTCCGAGGCACTCCTGCTGTTTTTCCTGACATGAGGCTGTATCAGGAAATTTTATTTCTGCAGCATAATGCAGAGTGTTTATGGGCCGTTGAAAATGTCAAGCCTTATTACACTGTGCTTATCGAACCTGATGCTGCTTTGCAGCGTCATCTTTTCTGGTCAAATTTTCAGATTCCCGAATCGGAAATAAAGGCAGGAATTAAAATACGACACGCACAGATTCCTGAGCTTGAAGAGTCTTTAGGTTTCTGTTTGAAGGGATCTAATATATCAAACAAAAGACAGGTCCTTCGAAACTGTGTGGATCCAAATCTTGGGCTTCATATTTTAAGTACGGCCAGAAGTCTCTATATGAGTAAAGTGAAGATTAGTAAAATTATGAAAAATGGAAAAGGAGTTAGATGA
- the traM gene encoding conjugative transposon protein TraM yields the protein MENKTLSGREKKNRSMMLVLPLLVLPFITMLFWVLGGGKGTENPISGTEKKGFNMLLPNPKLKEDSSLDKMSYYDQASIDSIKLQEQKKKDPNYSVGAEDNDNLESKRFFDMDEVPWNDKKNGLNTGYLKPENEKKMYQKLEALQKAISEPPRDYQNGQDMREFQYQKPPYGETAEMKNLEQLMTAMSAPSEPDPELAQLGGMLENILDIQHPERVQEKLRQNSKLQKGKVFSVSRKAEEQNLSSLQTTKVNDEQPINSFYSLDDETKDEEVQNAVEAAVHETQTIVNGSIVKIRLINDVFINGILIPRNSFVFGTASLKGERLEIKISSIKYQNSIFPVELSVFDIDGIKGIYIPGTINRDVAKASADRSMQSIGLSGVSDSWGTQAAGMGVEAAKSLLSRKVKLIKVAVKAGYKVLLYDEKEKNEK from the coding sequence ATGGAAAATAAAACTCTTTCAGGCAGAGAGAAAAAGAACCGCAGTATGATGCTGGTTCTTCCACTGCTTGTTCTTCCATTTATAACCATGCTGTTCTGGGTGCTTGGAGGAGGCAAAGGAACAGAAAATCCAATTTCGGGAACTGAAAAAAAAGGATTTAATATGCTGCTTCCAAATCCAAAACTAAAGGAAGATTCCAGTCTGGATAAAATGAGCTATTATGACCAGGCATCAATTGATTCGATAAAACTGCAGGAACAAAAAAAGAAAGATCCTAATTATTCGGTTGGTGCGGAAGATAATGATAATCTTGAATCAAAACGTTTTTTTGATATGGATGAGGTTCCCTGGAATGATAAAAAAAATGGACTGAACACAGGCTATCTAAAACCAGAGAATGAAAAGAAGATGTACCAGAAACTTGAAGCGCTACAAAAAGCAATTTCGGAGCCTCCAAGAGATTATCAGAACGGTCAGGATATGAGGGAATTTCAGTACCAGAAACCACCTTACGGTGAAACAGCAGAGATGAAAAATCTTGAACAGCTCATGACAGCAATGAGTGCGCCTTCCGAGCCTGATCCTGAACTTGCCCAGCTTGGCGGCATGCTGGAAAATATTCTGGATATCCAGCACCCAGAACGTGTTCAGGAAAAACTGCGGCAGAACTCAAAGCTTCAAAAAGGAAAAGTTTTTTCAGTGAGTAGAAAAGCTGAAGAGCAAAACCTGAGCTCTCTTCAGACCACGAAAGTAAATGATGAGCAGCCAATAAATTCATTTTATTCGCTTGATGATGAAACCAAAGATGAAGAAGTTCAGAACGCAGTTGAGGCAGCGGTTCATGAAACGCAGACCATCGTAAACGGATCCATTGTAAAAATCAGGCTGATAAACGATGTTTTTATCAATGGGATACTTATTCCTAGAAACAGTTTCGTTTTTGGAACAGCTTCACTTAAGGGGGAAAGGCTCGAAATAAAGATCAGTAGTATAAAATACCAGAATTCCATTTTCCCTGTTGAACTTTCGGTTTTTGATATCGACGGCATTAAAGGTATTTACATCCCAGGAACTATAAATAGAGATGTTGCAAAAGCTTCTGCCGACAGATCCATGCAGAGTATTGGACTCTCAGGAGTCAGTGATTCATGGGGTACTCAGGCAGCAGGTATGGGAGTTGAGGCAGCCAAGTCACTTTTAAGCAGAAAAGTTAAACTGATAAAGGTTGCAGTTAAGGCGGGGTACAAAGTGCTCCTTTATGATGAAAAAGAGAAGAATGAAAAATAA
- a CDS encoding helix-turn-helix domain-containing protein gives MIKNLINSKLLDLSNQGFDIHIIKKYQNSDKHEPFVTENLAVLLIRSGNVKIKLHEIIQNLRARDLIIIPKDSFCTIFEVQDKLQLYLITFSTEFAVKNCLKRELVDSFYFFIRKEPLKASLEEKEYQVLSLIYKLIHYINLEVKRTDVDYELYRISLNLFIYELKLIYAKYSSSALINFTRKENLVIQFLTVLSIHYKKQHHAKFYAGALFITSKYLNKVVKEVTGSSVKALIIEAIISEAKILLEDTQNTFAEIAEEMEFASVSIFSIFFKKHTSYSPSEYRATYIDRYKNQ, from the coding sequence ATGATAAAAAATCTAATTAATTCCAAATTACTTGATCTTTCTAATCAAGGTTTCGATATTCATATTATAAAAAAATACCAAAACAGTGACAAGCATGAACCTTTTGTAACAGAAAACTTGGCTGTATTGTTAATTAGATCGGGTAATGTTAAGATTAAGCTTCATGAAATAATTCAAAATTTAAGAGCACGTGATCTTATCATTATTCCGAAGGACTCTTTCTGTACTATTTTTGAAGTTCAGGATAAACTTCAGCTGTATTTGATTACTTTCTCTACAGAGTTTGCCGTAAAAAACTGTCTGAAGCGAGAATTAGTTGACTCATTTTATTTTTTTATAAGGAAAGAACCTTTAAAAGCATCACTTGAAGAGAAAGAATATCAGGTACTATCTCTAATTTATAAGCTCATACATTATATTAATTTAGAAGTTAAAAGGACTGATGTTGATTATGAGCTTTACAGGATAAGTTTGAACTTATTTATATATGAACTTAAATTAATTTATGCAAAGTATTCTTCTAGTGCACTCATCAATTTTACAAGGAAGGAAAATTTGGTTATTCAGTTTTTAACGGTGCTATCAATACATTATAAAAAACAGCATCATGCTAAATTTTATGCTGGCGCTCTTTTTATTACCAGCAAGTATTTAAACAAAGTGGTAAAGGAGGTAACAGGAAGTTCAGTAAAAGCATTAATTATAGAAGCTATTATCAGCGAAGCAAAAATTTTATTAGAAGATACTCAGAATACTTTTGCAGAAATCGCTGAAGAAATGGAATTTGCGAGTGTATCTATCTTTAGCATTTTCTTTAAAAAACATACATCATATTCGCCTTCAGAATATCGTGCGACTTATATTGATAGATATAAGAATCAATAG
- the traN gene encoding conjugative transposon protein TraN, translating to MKNNIKLSEMKKLKTLIIIFIFLSGFSASAQYDAAAEYNNIQLGYSKTTSILFPYAIKSLDIGSRDVLVQKAKGVENILLLKAGKQNFLQTNLTVVTSDGKLYSFILNFDDLCPTLKVEAGLRADEDKSLLFSLENENQKEIKEYALLALSKKNKVGGLDSKNAEIEFKVDGIFIHQDVMYFRVFLGNDSRINYDVDQLRFFIRDQKKSKRTAVQEIEMTPLLCTGDFSRISDKSETTVVFAISKFTIPEKKKFTMQVFEKNGGRHLELNIKNRHLVNLEILGNR from the coding sequence ATGAAAAATAATATTAAGCTAAGTGAAATGAAAAAGTTAAAAACATTAATTATCATATTTATTTTTTTGTCTGGATTTTCAGCTTCAGCGCAGTATGACGCTGCAGCCGAATACAATAATATACAGCTTGGCTACTCCAAAACTACAAGTATTTTATTTCCTTATGCTATAAAAAGCTTGGATATAGGAAGCCGTGATGTACTTGTACAGAAAGCTAAGGGAGTGGAAAACATACTGCTTCTCAAAGCCGGTAAGCAGAATTTTCTACAGACTAACCTGACTGTTGTCACTTCCGACGGTAAGCTTTACAGCTTTATTTTAAACTTTGATGATCTGTGTCCGACATTAAAAGTAGAAGCGGGACTAAGAGCAGATGAAGACAAATCCCTGCTGTTTTCCCTTGAGAACGAAAACCAGAAAGAAATAAAAGAATATGCACTGCTGGCATTATCCAAGAAAAATAAGGTAGGCGGACTGGATTCAAAAAATGCAGAAATTGAATTTAAGGTTGACGGCATTTTTATTCATCAGGACGTGATGTACTTCAGAGTGTTTTTAGGGAATGATTCCAGGATTAACTACGATGTGGACCAGCTTCGTTTTTTTATCAGAGACCAGAAAAAATCGAAAAGAACTGCAGTTCAGGAAATAGAAATGACACCGCTTTTATGCACCGGCGACTTTAGCAGGATTTCCGACAAATCTGAAACAACAGTAGTTTTTGCCATATCTAAATTTACTATACCAGAAAAGAAGAAATTCACAATGCAGGTCTTTGAAAAAAATGGAGGAAGGCATCTGGAACTTAACATAAAAAACAGGCACCTGGTTAATCTTGAAATACTGGGTAACCGATAA
- a CDS encoding DNA-binding protein, producing MAKVITEKKSALLLKFKEIIEPVLARLETIDSKISGNSKSLKPGFYRNEDLKKIFGLSTNTIVKYRRTGILPYTKLGDIFLYEAKKIEKILHDNEV from the coding sequence ATGGCAAAAGTTATAACAGAAAAAAAAAGTGCTTTACTTTTAAAGTTTAAAGAGATTATAGAGCCTGTACTTGCAAGGCTTGAAACGATAGATTCGAAAATCAGCGGAAATAGTAAAAGTTTAAAACCTGGCTTTTACAGAAATGAAGATTTAAAAAAAATATTTGGACTATCTACTAATACCATTGTCAAATACAGACGGACAGGGATTCTCCCTTACACGAAGCTGGGAGATATATTTTTATATGAAGCTAAAAAGATTGAAAAAATACTGCATGATAATGAAGTTTAG
- the traJ gene encoding conjugative transposon protein TraJ — protein MINIFKSALLVLMLFMFPEKVSAQGLGDNIGSLHAVLEQLYDEMMPLCSNLIGVGQGLAGFAAVFYIASRVWRHIANAEPIDFYPLFRPFVIGFCIMIFPSVLALLNGVMKPTVTATASMVDGSNKAIEVLLREKEKAVKESAPWKMYVGVLGTGDRDRWYKYTHEGADPSDEGLMEGIGNDVKFAMEKASYSFRNSVKEWVSEILRILFEASSLCIDTLRTFQLVVLSILGPLVFGIAVFDGFQHTLTVWLARYINIYLWLPVANIFGSIIGKIQEQMLRLDISQINTSGDTFFSRTDIGYLIFMIIGIVGYFTVPSVANYIVHASGGSALGQKVTSLFGGSTSTVIGGAATGTGMIMDSMGNAAGRMSQSMSSSAAASPYFEEKGNYMSDKLKGNSKS, from the coding sequence ATGATAAATATTTTCAAATCAGCCCTATTAGTTTTAATGCTCTTTATGTTCCCGGAAAAGGTTTCTGCACAGGGACTTGGAGATAATATAGGCAGTCTTCATGCAGTTCTGGAACAGCTTTATGATGAGATGATGCCCCTATGCAGTAATCTGATTGGAGTCGGGCAGGGGCTGGCGGGTTTTGCCGCAGTCTTTTATATCGCTTCCAGAGTCTGGCGACATATTGCCAATGCGGAACCGATTGATTTTTATCCGCTCTTCAGGCCCTTTGTGATCGGTTTCTGTATTATGATTTTTCCTTCTGTTCTGGCGCTCTTAAACGGGGTTATGAAACCAACTGTTACTGCCACAGCTTCTATGGTTGACGGGTCAAACAAAGCAATCGAAGTGCTGCTGAGAGAAAAAGAAAAAGCAGTAAAAGAAAGCGCACCTTGGAAAATGTATGTCGGAGTGCTGGGTACAGGCGACCGCGACAGATGGTATAAATACACGCACGAGGGCGCAGATCCTTCTGATGAAGGACTTATGGAAGGAATTGGAAATGATGTAAAATTTGCAATGGAGAAAGCTTCATACAGTTTCAGGAATTCTGTAAAGGAATGGGTGAGCGAAATTCTGAGAATTCTCTTCGAAGCTTCTTCATTGTGTATTGATACGCTCAGGACGTTCCAGCTTGTGGTGCTGTCAATTTTAGGACCTCTGGTATTTGGTATCGCAGTCTTTGACGGATTCCAGCATACCCTGACGGTCTGGCTTGCCAGGTATATAAACATTTATCTCTGGCTTCCCGTTGCCAACATTTTCGGAAGCATTATCGGGAAGATTCAGGAACAGATGCTAAGGCTTGATATCTCACAGATTAATACTTCGGGAGATACCTTTTTCAGCAGGACCGATATAGGATACTTAATTTTCATGATTATAGGAATTGTGGGGTACTTTACTGTCCCTTCCGTAGCCAATTATATCGTGCATGCATCAGGAGGAAGCGCATTGGGACAGAAAGTGACAAGCCTGTTTGGCGGATCAACTTCTACTGTGATCGGAGGTGCTGCCACAGGAACAGGAATGATAATGGATTCAATGGGCAATGCGGCAGGCAGAATGAGCCAGAGCATGTCGTCTTCAGCCGCTGCGTCGCCTTATTTTGAGGAAAAAGGAAATTACATGAGCGACAAGCTCAAAGGAAACTCTAAAAGTTAA
- a CDS encoding DUF4133 domain-containing protein, with amino-acid sequence MSSVYQINKGINQSIEFKGLKAQYIWYLGGGVVGLMIVFAVLIIVGIPSLVCVVLIGTAGTVMVIKIYKMSRQYGEFGMMKALAARQIPKCVKVRSRAIFIK; translated from the coding sequence ATGAGCAGCGTTTATCAGATTAACAAAGGAATCAATCAGTCAATTGAATTTAAGGGCCTGAAAGCTCAGTACATCTGGTACCTGGGCGGAGGTGTTGTGGGACTGATGATTGTTTTTGCAGTGCTTATCATAGTCGGCATTCCTTCTCTTGTCTGTGTGGTTTTAATTGGTACTGCAGGAACTGTGATGGTGATTAAGATCTATAAAATGAGCAGGCAGTATGGTGAATTTGGCATGATGAAAGCTTTAGCTGCGAGGCAGATTCCTAAATGTGTTAAGGTGCGGAGCAGGGCTATTTTTATTAAGTGA
- a CDS encoding TraG family conjugative transposon ATPase: MEKELDDVLPIMDVQHDCILSKQGDITVVFKADLPEIFTMSDQEYEAFHQSWIKAVKILPKFTVFHKQDWFLESRYKADFNNEDSSFLTRSSERFFNERPFLDHSCYIMITKKPAGRKNSSSLFSSLIRNNLVPDETLNRQFLQDFIDSAGQFKRIMEDSGFIRLTRLRNNELISQSRKTGLIEKYCFLSENENSFIYNDLKFSDGMQIGDKHSQLFTLGDAADLPALCGSRINFDRYSTDKTKFSIGFASTLGQLLSCNHIYNQYIFIEDAQKTIQKLESKRLRLQSLSAYSRENMIARDATNDFLNEAIAQQRLPVKAHFNVLAWSSEKEELKDIKNKVSSALAQMDAAAKQETVGAPQIYWAGIPGNAADFPMNDAFDTFTEQAVCFLNMETGYRSSLSPCGIRLGDRLTGKPVHVDISDEPVKMGICTNRNKFVLGPSGSGKSFFTNHMVRSYYEQGTHIVLVDVGHSYKGLCDMVNGYYFTYDEKNPIRFNPFYIGEGDSLDTEKKESIKTLLLALWKKDDETFNRSEYVALSNALQLYFEKLDKDESIFPCFNTFYEFLKQEFVTILQGDNVKDKDFDVNNFLYVLRPYYSGGEFDYLLNATENLDLLKERFIVFELDNIKDHPILFPVVTIIIMEVFISKMRKLKGIRKMILIEEAWKAIAKEGMSEYIKYLFKTVRKFFGEAIVVTQEVEDIISSPIVKQAIINNSDCKILLDQSKYQNKFDQIQELLGLTDKEKALVLSVNKANDPAKKYKEVFISLGGMLSKVYRTEVSLEEYLAYTTEESEKVKMNAYAQKFGGDIKKGIAAMAQELRNGT, from the coding sequence ATGGAAAAGGAGTTAGATGATGTTTTACCGATCATGGACGTGCAGCATGACTGCATACTATCAAAGCAGGGAGACATTACTGTGGTCTTTAAGGCTGATCTGCCGGAAATTTTCACAATGTCGGACCAGGAATATGAGGCGTTTCACCAGTCATGGATAAAAGCTGTAAAAATACTTCCGAAGTTCACAGTTTTTCATAAACAGGATTGGTTTTTAGAAAGCAGGTATAAAGCGGACTTTAATAATGAGGACAGCAGTTTTTTGACCAGAAGCAGTGAGAGATTTTTCAATGAAAGGCCATTTCTGGATCACTCATGTTATATAATGATTACCAAAAAACCGGCAGGAAGAAAAAATTCCAGTTCGTTATTTTCTAGTCTTATAAGGAATAATCTAGTGCCTGACGAAACGCTAAATAGGCAGTTCCTTCAAGACTTCATTGACAGTGCAGGCCAGTTTAAAAGGATTATGGAAGACAGCGGGTTCATTAGACTCACAAGACTTCGTAATAATGAGCTGATAAGCCAGAGCAGAAAGACAGGTCTTATAGAAAAGTATTGTTTTCTATCAGAAAATGAAAATTCGTTTATATACAATGATCTCAAGTTTTCAGACGGGATGCAGATAGGGGATAAGCACAGCCAGCTTTTTACTCTTGGGGATGCCGCTGATCTGCCGGCGCTCTGCGGTTCGAGAATCAATTTTGACCGTTACTCAACGGATAAGACAAAGTTCAGCATTGGATTTGCCTCAACACTCGGCCAGCTGCTGTCCTGCAATCATATATACAACCAGTATATTTTCATTGAAGACGCACAGAAGACAATCCAAAAACTGGAGAGTAAAAGATTGCGGCTTCAGTCACTCTCAGCCTACAGCAGGGAAAATATGATTGCCAGAGATGCCACAAATGATTTTCTCAATGAGGCTATTGCACAGCAGCGGCTGCCGGTTAAAGCGCATTTTAATGTGCTGGCCTGGTCATCTGAAAAGGAAGAACTGAAAGACATAAAAAACAAAGTTTCATCAGCTCTCGCGCAGATGGACGCAGCGGCTAAACAGGAAACAGTTGGAGCACCGCAGATTTACTGGGCGGGGATTCCCGGAAATGCAGCGGATTTTCCAATGAATGATGCCTTTGACACTTTTACCGAGCAGGCAGTCTGTTTTCTGAATATGGAAACAGGATACCGTTCCTCACTGAGTCCCTGCGGAATAAGATTGGGAGACCGTCTGACCGGCAAGCCTGTCCACGTGGATATCAGCGACGAACCTGTTAAGATGGGAATTTGTACTAACCGAAACAAGTTCGTTTTGGGGCCTTCTGGAAGCGGAAAATCCTTTTTTACCAATCATATGGTCAGAAGCTATTACGAACAGGGAACTCATATTGTTCTGGTGGACGTCGGGCACAGCTATAAAGGCTTATGTGATATGGTAAACGGCTATTATTTTACCTATGACGAAAAGAACCCGATCCGTTTTAATCCCTTTTATATCGGGGAAGGAGACAGTCTGGATACCGAGAAAAAGGAAAGCATCAAAACGCTTCTACTGGCTTTGTGGAAGAAAGATGACGAAACCTTTAATAGAAGTGAGTATGTGGCGCTTTCCAATGCCCTTCAGCTGTATTTTGAAAAACTTGATAAGGATGAATCCATCTTTCCATGTTTCAATACTTTTTATGAGTTTTTAAAACAGGAGTTTGTAACAATTCTTCAGGGTGATAATGTAAAAGATAAGGATTTTGATGTGAATAATTTCCTTTATGTGCTTCGCCCTTATTACAGCGGAGGAGAGTTTGACTATCTGCTCAATGCTACTGAAAATCTTGATCTGCTAAAAGAGCGCTTTATTGTATTTGAACTGGATAACATCAAAGACCATCCAATTCTTTTTCCAGTGGTGACCATCATCATCATGGAGGTATTTATCAGCAAGATGAGAAAGCTCAAGGGCATACGAAAAATGATCCTTATTGAGGAAGCATGGAAAGCTATTGCGAAGGAAGGAATGTCAGAATATATCAAATATCTTTTTAAAACTGTGCGTAAGTTCTTTGGCGAGGCAATAGTAGTAACGCAGGAGGTTGAAGACATTATCTCTTCACCCATAGTGAAGCAGGCCATTATTAATAACAGTGACTGCAAAATTCTGCTGGACCAGAGCAAGTATCAAAACAAGTTTGACCAGATTCAGGAACTGCTTGGGCTGACCGATAAAGAAAAAGCACTGGTGCTTTCGGTGAACAAAGCAAATGATCCTGCCAAGAAATACAAGGAAGTTTTTATCTCGCTTGGCGGGATGCTGTCCAAGGTATACAGGACAGAAGTATCTCTGGAGGAATATCTTGCCTACACAACAGAGGAAAGCGAGAAAGTAAAAATGAATGCCTACGCTCAGAAATTTGGCGGAGACATCAAAAAAGGAATTGCCGCTATGGCTCAGGAATTAAGAAACGGAACTTAA